The window GCTGCCGTCGAGCGACGGCGGCTACAAGCTCGGCGTCCAGGAGATCACGGTCCAGGGGTCGTGAGGCGGCCACCGCGCTCCGGGCACCGCATCCGCCGGACGTGGTGATGGGCGTACGCGGCGAACGGGTGACCGGTGGACCGGCGGGTCCGCCGGTCTCGTCGTCGGTGCCACCGTCCGGGCCGGCGGACCTCGATCTCCTGCACGCCCACGTGGCCGGCGACCCGCACGCCTTCGCCGAGCTCTTCCACCGGCACCGGGACCGGCTCTGGGCGGTGGCCCTTCGCACACTTGGCGACCGCGAGGAGGCCGCCGATGCCCTCCAGGACGCCCTGCTCTCCGCCCACCGCGCCGCCGGGCGGTTCCGGGGCGACTCGGCGGTCACCACCTGGCTGCACCGGATCGTGGTGAACGCGTGCCTGGACCGGATCCGCCGCCGCCAGGCGCACCCGACGGTGCCGCTGCCGGACGGCGTCCGGGACACCGATTCCGGCACCGGGGGCGTCGAGCCGGCGGCACCCGTCCAGGACCACGACACGGCGCTCGTGGTCCGGCAGGCACTCGCCGATCTGCCGCCCGAGCAGCGGGCGGCGCTGATCCTGGTCGACGTGCAGGGTTACCCCGTGGCCGAGGTGGCCCGGATCCTCGACGTGGCCGAGGGGACGGTCAAGAGCCGGTGCGCCCGGGGCCGGGCCCGCCTGGCGACACAGCTCGGGCACCTGCGCCCCGCCAGGCAGAAGACGGAGCCGCAGGCCACCCCGCAGCGGGCGGAGCCGGCCCCGGCGACGGGCCCGAACGTGCCGGCCGTCACCCGAGGGAACCCGCGGTCGCCCGAGGGCGTCCGATCGGGGTCGGGACGGTCCCGGCGGGATCTCCACCAGGAGGACGCGTGACTGCCGGGGGGTACAGGGAGGTCGACCACGACCTGCTCGCCGACTACCTCGGCGGGGCGCTGGACGGCACCCCGGACGAGGATCTCGTCGCCCGACTGGTCGACGAGGACCCCGGCTGGGCGCAGGCGTACGCGCTGCTGGCTCCGGCCGTGGCGGACGTCCACGCGGACCTGGCCACCTGGGGCGCGTCCGCACCCGAGATGCCGGCCGACGTCACCGACCGGATCGTTGCCGCCCTGGCCCACGCCACGGCGTCCGACCCCGGCACCGCGTCCGACCTCGCCATTGCGGACTCCGCAGGTCCGGGCCGATCCGAGCCGGGCCGGTCGGGGCCCGGCCGGGTTGAGCCGGGCGGCCGGGGGGCGGGGGACGACGCGACGTCCGCCGAGGAACGGCCGGCGGAGGGTCAACCAACGGTCAGAACAGGCATCGGGGCGGTGCCGGCACAGCCGCTCGGCGGGTCCGGGAGACGTCCTGCCGGCGTACCCCGGTCGGAGCCGGGCCGCAGCGGGGCCACCGGGCCCGGGCGACGACGGCGCCGCTGGTCCCGGCTGGCCGGGCCGGTCGCGCTGGCCGCCGTGTCGATCGCGGCGGTCGGGCTCGGCGTCGACCAGCTCACCAGGGACCAGCAGATGGGCGGTGCCGCGGACACGGCGTTGCCCGCGACGACGAACCGTGAGGACGCCGCCCCCGCCGCCACGCCCTTCCGGATCGCCGGCGAGCCGTCGGTGCGCAGCGGAACGGACTACACGCAGGAGTCCCTGGCCGCCCTTCCGTCGTCGCCGAAGGCACGGCCGTTCACCGGCGGCCCGCCCGGGGAGCAGCCCGGCGTCCAGGCGGAGGGCGGGCGGCTGCCCGGCTCCGTCACCGGGCTCGACCGGCTCACCGACCCCGCCGCGCTGGGCGCCTGCATCGCTGAGATCAAGGCCGAGCACGGCAACGGTCCGCTGGTGGTCGACGTGGTCGACTACGCCCGGTTCCAGGGGCGTCCGGCGCTGATCGTGCGCTTCACCGACGCCACGGGAGCGCACTGGGCCTGGGCGAGCGGGCCGGAATGCGGTGTGCCCGGGTCCGGCTCGGACAGCCGCTACCGCACGCGGGTAGGGTGAATTCGCGGTCACCGGCCGTTTGGCCGTCCACGTGACCTGACCCACCGGATGACCGGCTCGGGAATCCCCGGTTCGTACGATGACGTTCTGCACATCGAAGTGCCGGCACCGAGCGGCGTCGGCATCGGATCGGCATCGGTGCGCGCCGATGGCGAACAACACAATCGGGAGACGGCAGTGGACGAGGTCCGCAACCTGATCATCATCGGCTCCGGGCCAGCCGGTTACACGGCGGCGGTCTACGCGGCGCGCGCCAACCTCAAGCCGCTCATCATCGAGGGCGTGCAGTCCGGCGGTGCGCTGATGACCACCACCGAGGTGGAGAACTTCCCCGGTTTCGCCGACGGCATCCTCGGCCCCGAGCTGATGGACAACATGCGCAAGCAGGCCGAGCGGTTCGGCGCGGAGTTCCTCACCGACGACGTGACGCGGGTCGAGCTGAAGGACACCGGCAGCGTGGGTTCCGACGCCGTCAGCACCGTCTGGGTGGGCCAGACCGCCTACCGGGCCAGGGCGGTCATCCTCTCCACCGGCTCCGCGTGGCGTCCGCTCGGCGTGCCCGGCGAGCAGGAGTACCTGGGCCACGGCGTCTCGTCCTGCGCGACCTGTGACGGCTTCTTCTTCCGCAACCAGCACATCGTGGTCGTGGGCGGCGGTGACTCGGCGATGGAGGAGGCCAGCTTCCTCACCCGGTTCGCCGACTCGGTCACCATCATCCACCGCCGGGACTCCTTCCGGGCCAGCAAGATCATGGCCGAGCGGGCACTGAGCAACGACAAGATCAAGGTCGAGTGGAACACCACGGTCGAGGAGATCCTCGGCGACGACGGCAAGGTCTCCGGGGTGCGGGTACGCAACACGCACACCGGCGAGTCCAAGGTCCTCGACGTCACCGGCGTCTTCGTGGCCATCGGTCACGACCCGCGCAGCGAGCTCTTCCGGGGGCAGGTGGAGATGGACGACGAGGGCTACGTGAAGGTCCAGGCGCCCAGCACCCGGACCAGCGTGCCCGGCGTCTTCGCCGCCGGCGACCTGGTGGACCACACGTACCGGCAGGCGATCACCGCCGCCGGCACCGGCTGCGCCGCCGCGCTGGACGCCGAGCGCTTCATCGCCACGCTGCAGGGCTGAACAACCGAAACACATCCCGGAGGAGGGTCATAGTGGGAGCAACGAGGTCGGTCACCGACGCGAGTTTCGCCGCCGACGTGCTGAAGTCCGACAAGCCGGTTCTGGTGGATTTCTGGGCCGAGTGGTGCGGCCCGTGCCGCAAGGTGTCGCCGCTGCTGGAGGAGATCGCCGGCGAGATGGGCGACCAGGTCACCATCGTCAAGCTCAACATCGACGAGAACCCGGAGACCGCCCGCACCTACCGGGTGATGTCGGTCCCCACCCTCACCGTCTTCAAGAACGGCGAGCCGGTGCAGTCGATCGCCGGCGCCAAGCCGAAGGGCGAGCTCGTCAGGCTCATCGAATCGGCGCTCTGAGCAGCACCGACGCGCGTCGACCCCGTACCCGGTCCGCCGGGCACGGGGTCGACGCGTTTTTCCCGACGTGGGGCACCCGGAGCCCCCGGAACGCATAGCCTCAAGCGGGGGCCGCCCGGCCAGCAACCGTCCGTGCAGAGGGGGTCGTGCGTGCGTCCGATCCGACCCGGTGACCGTGGACCCGCGGTGACCGAGATCCGTACGGTGCTGACCGGCCTCGACCTGCTCGTCCCGACGGCACCGGGCGCGGACGAGTTCGACACGCACACCGAACGGGCCGTGCGGGCCTTCCAGCAGTCGCGTGGGCTCAGCGTGGACGGCCGGGTCGGTGCGGAGACCTGGCGGGCCCTGGACGCCGCCCGCTGGCGGCTGGGCGCCCGCACGCTCTACCACGCGGTTCCGGAGCCGCTCACCGGTGAGGACGTCCGCTCGCTCCAGGAGCGGCTGCTGGAGATGGGGTACGACGTCGGGCGCGCGGACGCCATCTACGGCGTACGGACCTCCAGGGCGGTCGCCCAGTTCCAGCGCGAGGTCGGGCTGACGCCCGACGGCTCGTGCGGTCCGCACACCATGAACGCGCTGCGCCGACTCGGCCGCAAGGTCGTCGGCGGGCGGCCGCAGTGGCTGCGCGAGTCCGACGCCATCCGGCAGTCCGGCCCGGCGCTGGTGGGCCGGACCGTCGTCATCGACCCCGGGCACGGGGGCACCGACCCGGGCGTGGTGGTGCCGGACGGATCGCTGCGGTGGACCGAGGCGGATCTCGTGTACGACCTGGCCAGCCGGTTGGAGGGCAGGCTCGCCGCCGCGGGCGTCCGGGTGCAGCTCACCCGTGGGCCGGCCCAGGAGGACTGCCTGCCCGACGTCGACCGGGCGGAGCTGGCCAACTCGCTCGGCGCCGACGTGTTCATCTCGCTGCACGTAGACGAGCACGTCAACCCGGAGGCCGAGGGGGTGGCGACCTACCACTACGGCACCGACAACGGGGTGACCTCGGCGACCGGGGAGCGGCTGGCCGGGCTGGTGCAGCGGGAGATCGTCGCCCGCACCGGGCTGCGCGACTGCCGTACGCACGCGAAGGCGTGGGACCTGCTCCGGCTGACCCGGATGCCGGCCGTACGCGTCGAGGTCGGCTACCTCACCTCGCCCACCGACCGGGCCCGACTGGTCGGCCCCCGGTTCCGGGACAGGGTGGTGGAGGCCGTCGTCGCCGCCGTGCAGCGCATGTACTTCCCCGTCGAGCGCGACGTCCCCACCGGCTCGATCGACGTGAGCGCACTGCGGGCGGTGGTGGCCGCCGGCACGGTCGTCGACTGAGCCGCCTGCCGACTCCCGACCGGACTCCGCCGCCGGGGCCGGACGCGCCGGCGCGGGATCAGCCGGCCGTTGAGCGGGTGGCCGGGGCCGGACGGACCGGGCGGAGCAGCGTCTCGGGGCTCATCGAGCCGAGCAGCTTCTCCAGCGCGTACTCGACGTCGGACTTCCAGCTCAACGCGGTACGCAACTCCAGCCGCAGGCGGGGGAAGCGCGGATGCGGGCGGACCGTCTTGAAGCCCACGGAGAGGAAGAAGTCGGCCGGGGCGACGCAGGCGCCGGCGGGGTCGGCCGCGTCGCCGAACTTGGCGTCGCCGAAGGCCTCGATCGCCTTGATGCCGCGCTTGGTGAGGTCCCGGGCGACGCCCTGGACCAGCATCCGGCCCAGCCCGCCGCCGACGAAGGCGGGCACCACGTTGGCCGTCATCAGCAGCGCGGCGTCGGCGGAGACCGGGGAGGTGGGGAAGGCCATCGAGCGGGGCACGTAGGCCGGCGGGGCGTACAGGACGAAGCCGGCCGGCATGCCGTCGACGTAGACGAGCTTGCCGCAGGAGCCCCACTCCAGCAGCGTCTGCGAGACCCAGGCCTCCTTCTCCAGCCCCGGGTCGCCCGCGGCACAGGCCCGGTCCGCCGAGACCGGATCAAGCTCCCAGTAGACGCACTGCCGGCACGGGCGGGGCAGGTCCTCCAGGGTGTCGAGGGTCAAGCTGACCAGACGTCGCGACATTGGTGTATCCCCACATTAGGCTCGGAGGTGAGACCGGCACGGAACGACAACACCGCCTACCTGCCCCCGACGAGCGATCGTACGCCGCAAACGGACGCTGCGGGAGGGGACTCGCGAATGCCTCTCCTTCCGGGGCGCCGGCCGGGGTCCGCGATGTGGACGCCGGTCACTTCGCGGTTACGCCCCTGGCAGACGGCGACTAGGATCGACACTCGGCGTCCCGCGTCGCCATGGTCGCAGGTGTCCCGGGTACGCCGGGGCGGGAGCCACCCGAGCAGCCATCGAGGTGATGTCATGACCGGCACGACGCTCGACGACTACACCGACCGGTACGCCCGCCGCGTACGAGGCATGACCGCCTCGGAGATCCGTGCGCTCTTCGCGGTGGCCAGTCGGCCGGAGGTGGTCTCGCTCGCCGGTGGCGCCCCCTACATCGCGGCGCTGCCGCTCGACGCGGTCGGCGAGATGCTCGGCCGGCTCGGCGCCGAGCACGGCGCCACCACCCTCCAGTACGGCATCGGCCAGGGCACCCTGGAACTGCGCGAGCGGATCTGCGAGGTGATGGCGCTCTCCGGCATCGACGCCGCCTGCGGCGCCTCCCCGGACGACGTGGTGGTCACCGTGGGCGGGCAGCAGGCCCTCGACCTGGTGGCCCGACTCTTCCTCGACCCCGGGGACGTGGTGCTCGCCGAGGGCCCGACCTACGTCGGCGCGCTCGGGGTGTTCCAGGCCGCCCAGGCGCAGGTCGTGCACGTGCCGATGGACGACGACGGGCTGATCCCGGAGGCGCTGGAGGCGGCCATCGCCGAGCAGGCGCGCGCCGGCCGGCGGGTCAAGTTCCTCTACACCATCCCGACCTACCAGAACCCGACCGGCGTGACGCTGACCGAGCAGCGGCGGGAGCGGGTGCTCGACATCTGCGAGCGCGCCGGCCTGCTGGTGGTCGAGGACGACCCGTACGGTCAGCTGGGTTTCGAGGGCGACGCGCCGGCGCCGCTGCGCGCGCGGCGGCGCGACGGGGTCTTCTACCTCAGCACCTTCTCCAAGACCTTCGCCCCGGGCCTGCGGGTCGGCTGGATCCTCGCGCCGCACGCCGTCCGCGACAAGCTGGTCATCGCCAGCGAGGCGCAGATCCTCTGCCCGAGCGGCTACGCGCAGGCCGCCGTCTCCACCTACCTCGGCACCATGCCCTGGCGCGAGCAGCTCAAGGTCTACCGCGAGGTCTACCGGGAACGGCGCGACGCGATGCTCGCCGCGCTGGACGACCTGATGCCCGCCGGCACTACGTGGACGACGCCGGCCGGCGGCCTCTTCGTCTGGGCGACCCTGCCCGACGGCCTCGACTCCAAGGCGATGATGCCCCGGGCCATCGCCGCCCGGGTGGCGTACGTCCCGGGCACCGGCTTCTACGCCGACGGCACCGGCACCGGCAACATGCGGCTCAACTTCTCGTTCCCGTCCCCGGAGCGGATCCGCGAGGGCGTGCGCCGGTTGGCCGGCGTGATGGAGCAGGACATTGCCATGCGGCGGGTCTTCGGCACGGTCGGCCGCCCCGGAGCGCGGCGCGGGCAGGCCGGCGCGGACACGCCGGGACCCGACTTGGCATGATTCCGGCATGGTTCCCACCGCTGCCGACCGTTCCGTCGTGACCGACTCCGCCGTCACCGCCGACCTGCGGGTGCTGGTGCTCGCCGGCGGGCTCTCCTACGAACGTGACGTCTCGCTGCGGTCCGGTCGCCGGGTGCTCGACGCGCTGCGCGCGGTCGGGATGGACGCCGAGCTGCGGGACGCCGACGTGGCGCTGCTGCCGGCCCTGAGCGCCGATCCGCCGGACGCCGTCGTGATCGCCCTGCACGGCGCCACCGGCGAGGACGGATCGCTGCGTGGCGTGCTCGACCTCTGCGGCGTCCCGTACGTGGGGTGCGACGCCCGCACGTCACGGCTCGCCTGGGACAAGCCCTCGGCCAAGGCGGTGCTCCGCGAGGCGGGCATCCCGACCCCGGACTGGGTCGCCCTCCCGCACGACCGGTTCTCCGAGCTGGGCGCCGTGGCGGTGCTGGACCGGATCGTCGAGCGGCTGGGGCTGCCGCTCATGGTGAAGCCCGCCCAGGGCGGTTCGGGGCTGGGCGCCGCGGTGGTCCGGGACGCCGCGTCCCTGCCGGCCGCGATGGTCGGCTGCTTCGCGTACGACCCCACGGCGCTGGTCGAGCGGTACGTGCCCGGCATGGACGTGGCGGTCTCGGTGGTCGACCTGGGCGACGGGCCGCGCGCCCTGCCCGCGGTGGAGATCGTGCCCCGCAACGGGGTGTACGACTACGCCGCCCGCTACACCGCCGGCCGGACGACCTGGCACACCCCCGCCCGGCTGGAGCCGGCGGTGGCCGGTGCGGTGGCCGACGTCGCGCTGGCCGCGCACACCGCGCTCGGGCTGCGCGACCTGAGCCGCGTCGACCTGATCGTGGACTCAGCCGGCCAGCCGCACGTGCTGGAGGTCAACGTCTCACCGGGGATGACGGAGACCTCACTGCTGCCGCTCGCGGTCCAGGCCGCCGGTCTCGACTTCGGCAGGATGGTCGGCACCCTGGTGGCCCGCGCCGCAGCCCGCCACCCCTGACCGACCGGTCCACCGGCCCACCTTCCGGGCGGGGGTTCAGCGCTGGGGTGCCGCCGCCGGCCGTCGCCCCGTCCGGTCCGCCGCCTCGCTTGCCGGACTGGCGGTGACCACCTGGCTCGCCGCGCTGGCCGGGCTGTCCGCTGCGCGGCCACCCGTAGGTACGTCCTTGGGTGGCCGCCCCGGTTCTACGGCTGGCTGCCCGACCGTCCGGCGTCCGTGGGGGACGCCTCGCCCTCCGACTCCTGCGCCGGCGGGGTCTCCTCGGCGGACTCGATCACGGACACCGCCTCGCCCTCCGTCGGAGCGTCTTCCGCCGGGGGCTGCCCGGTGAAGCTGGAAGGCGCCTGCCACTGGATGCGCGGTGGCTCCGCCAGCGGTCGGCCCCCGAACTCCGCCAGCCAGGCGGCGACCATGGCCAGGTTCTCCCGCCACCGCGCCTCGGAGATGGGCGGCAGGATCGAGTCCCACAGGGAGAGGAAGGTCCCCCGCAGCTGGAGCTGACCGTAGGGCCGGGCGAGGAACCACATGTGCAGGTGCGCCGAGCCGTCGCCCCAGCGGTTGACGTGCACCCGGGCGACCCCGTCGAGGGACCGGATGGCCCGCTCCAGCCGTACGGTCATCACGCCCAGTTCGGCGGCGAGCAGATTCGGCAGGTCGCCGAGGTCGAGATGCGAGCGGGATTCCAGGATCAGCACCATCGGCAGCCCGGTAGGGCGGTCCATGGCGCGTACCCGCCATCGCTCACCCACCCAGATGTAGGCGTCGTCGGGGGCGTTGCAGGCGGTGCAGTCCCGGTTTCCCTCGCCCTTGCGCGGCGGCTCGACCGGGACCGGGTCATCGAGTTGCTTGACACGAAGGTCGCCCTCGAAGGGAAAGGACGGCCACTGGGTGAAGTCCGGAACGGAGGGAGGGGTGTCGTGCACGACGCTGACACTAACCGGTCTCGGCACCGCTGTCCCTACCCGAACGATCGGCCGGACGGCCCCAGTTCAGCCATGACGGGAGCACCGAGAGTGGCTCTGTCCACAGGTATCCATAGGCGCCCACAGGTTGATGAGACGCCGGACACAGGCCGTCATCCACAGGCTGCCACCCCATTTCACGCGGGGTTTCACGTGAAACGGGGGCGCCTGTGGATAACCCCTGTGGATAACTTTCGGGCACGCGAGCACGGATCCTCCGTCGGGGTGGAGTCGTCGGTTCCACGTGAAACGGAGGCACGTCGGGTGGGTTCCGTCATCGCTTCCGCCGCCGTTGGACGCCGTGGTCGGCATCGCCGTGGTTCGGGCTCACCGTTGCATTCAGGATCTTGTCCCCGCTGTCCCAGGTCGTCGCCACGCGAACGACCTGGGCCGTCCACCGCTTCCGCAGCGCGACATGCACCGAACCCCGACCAGTGCCGCGCCGCCCGCGGACCGCGCCCCGCGCAGGGCGGCAGGCGATCGGAGGCGCGGGCCAGCGTGTGGCGGCGGAAGGCACTCATCGGCGTGCCCGCATAGTTGGACGAGCGTCATGACCGGTTGTCATCCACGCCGGTTCGGTACGGCGGGAGGGTGCATCGTGTGCAGCCTGTCCGGAGGGGGGTCTGGGAGCGGAGGGGTGAACGGACGGAGGTAGGGACGGGCCAGTCCTGATCGGTCAGGCAGCAACCGCCGAGCGACCATCCGAACGCGGTGGACGGCGGCAGCATCGACTTACGCGTGTCCGCAGCGGCCGTGGCCACATGGATGCCGGCTGACACTCGACGCAGGACGCGTCCGGGCTGCCGGGCGGGGAGGGTGAAGAGGCCGGGAGACCGAGAAGCCTCGAACCGCTGAGACAAGCGAGATCAGCCACGCAACGGAACGGCCATTACAACCCGGCCCCCGTGAAACAGGCCGTCGGCCGGGCAGGGCACTGAGCGGGCACCTCCCCGCGTCAGCGAGGAGGTGCCGATGCCGGTCCTGTTAGCGACGGGAGGGTCGGCTCCCCCCGCCCTCTCGCGGCGCTGAGCGGCCCTGTCGAGCGGGTCCAGCCCTGTGGGTACCGATACCTGCGCCAGCGCCCTCAACGCGCGCTGAGGGCGCTGGCGCAGGCACTGAGGATCGTCGGTGACTCGGCTGTGGTTTCCTCGGCGGCGTTTCCGCTACCGGCTCACCGAGGGGCGCGGCAGGTTCTGGATCCGGTCAGGCTCCTCCGGGCTCAGGGTCCCGCCCTCGCCGTTGCCCACCCACCGCTTCGCAGATCGCAGGCCCGGCCGGTTTCACGTGAAACGGTCGAGGCGGCTCAAGAACCGCCCTGACCCGATCCCGGGTTTCACGTGAAACGCCGCCACCCGCCCGGATCTCCTGAACGCGCTGATCGAGGATGCGCAACCCGCAGCACATGCAACGGCCGCGTGATCCGGGATCACGCGGCCGGCAGTGGTGCCATTCGCAACGATGCTGGGCCCGATCGTCACGCCGAGCCCCGTTGCGCAACGCGGCGGCGTTGTCCCGCAGGACCGCCGACCGGGGTCAGGCCTCCGGCTCCTCTTCCTGACCGACGCCGATGAGGTCCACGATCCGCTCCAGGTCGTCGACCGTTGCGAACTCGATGGTGATCTTGCCCTTGCTCCGGCCGATGTCCACCTTCACGCGGGTGTCGAACCGGTCGGAGAGGCGGTCGGCGAGATCCGTCAGTGCGGGAGCATGCGGCTTCGGACGACGCTTGGCCGTCTCCTTCTTGCTCGTACCGTCGCTCAGGGCCAGCGCGACGATCTCCTCGGTCGCGCGGACCGAGATCCCCTCGGCGACGATCCGGCGCGCCAGCTGCTCCTGCGCCTCGGCCTCGTCGAGGCTCAGGAGCGCACGGGCGTGCCCGGCGGAGAGGATCCCTGCGGCGACCCGGGTCTGGACCTGCGCGGGCAGATTGAGCAGCCGGATGGTGTTCGAGATCTGCGGCCGGCTCCGCCCGATGCGCCGGGCGAGCTCCTCGTGGGTGGCGCCGAACTCGTCCAGCAGTTGCTGGTACGCGGCCGCCTCCTCCAGCGGGTTCAGATTCGCCCGGTGGATGTTCTCCAGCAACGCGTCCCGGAGCATGGCGTCGTCGTGGGTGTCCCGGACGATGGCCGGGATGTTCTCCCGCCCGACGGCCTGCGCGGCACGCCAGCGCCGCTCACCCATGACCAGCTCGTACTTCTCGTCGTCGAGCTGTCGTACGACGATCGGCTGGAGGAAGCCGACCTCCTGGATGGAGGTCTTCAGCTCCTCCAGGGCGTCCTCGTCGAAGACCTGACGCGGCTGCTTCGGGTTCGGCACGATGGCGTCGACCGGGATCTCGGCGAACCGGGCACCCGGCACCGGGCTGAGTTCGGCCTGCGGCTCGGGCTGTGCCACCACCGGTGGGATCGCCACGGTCGGCACCGGGCCGGTGGGCACCGGTCCCGCCGGCGCAGCCGCGGCAGTGTCAGCAGCCGCCTCCACGGGAGCTGGCGACTCCTCTGCGGTGATCGGCTCAACTACGGCGGTCGGCGCCGGCCCGGTCGGGATGAGCGCCCCCAGGCCCCGCCCCAGACCGCCCCGAGGACGGTTCTTCATGCCACGCCTCCCAGCGACTGTTCCGCACTACGCATTCCGGCCCACCGGCTCCTTGACGCCACGCTCGGCGATCTCCTGGGCAGCTTCGAAGTAGCTCGTCGCCCCCCGCGATCCCGGATCGTAGGTCATCACCGACTGGCCGTAGCTGGGTGCCTCCGAGACGCGGACGTTGCGGGGGATGACCGCCTGGAGCACCTTGTCGCCGAAGTGGTTCCGCACGTCCTGCTCGACGGCGTCGGCCAGCCGGGTGCGCCGGTCGTACATGGTGAGCAGGATGGTGGAGACGTCAAGCTTCGGGTTCAGGTGCTGGCGCACCAGGTTGATGTTGTTGATCAGCTGGTTCAGCCCCTCCAGCGCGTAGTACTCGCACTGGATCGGGATTAGCACCTCCTGCGCGGCCACGAGCGCGTTGACCGTGAGCAGGCCGAGCGAGGGCGGGCAGTCGATGAAGACGTAGTCGAAGTGGCCGGGGTAGGCGGCGATCGCCCGGGCCAGCCGGGACTCGCGGGCCACCACCGACACCAGCTCGATCTCCGCGCCGGCGAGGTCGATCGTCGCCGGTACGCACCAGAGGTTGGGGATCCCCTCGACGCCCTGGGCGACCTCCTCCAGCGGCACGCTGTTGATGAGGCAGTCGTAGACGTCCGGCACACCGGTGTGGTGCGGGACGTTCAGCCCGGTGGAGGCGTTCCCTTGCGGGTCCAGGTCGACCACCAGCACCCGGTTGCCGTGCAGGGCTAGCGCCACCGCAAGGTTGACCGTGGTCGTGGTCTTTCCCACGCCGCCCTTCTGGTTCGCGACGCACATGACCCGGGTCCGTTCCGGGCGAGGCATCGTCACCTCGCCACTCGGATTAAGGATCTGCACGGCGCGCATCGCCTCCATAGCCAACGGTGGGTCATCCTCTTCGCGCGTCGGGGTTTCACGTGAAACGTACGCGGCCTCGGCGACGGTGGCTCCGGGGGAGCCGGCCGGGGGCGCGAACGGGTCGGTGACGGGAACGGGTTCGGGAGTCGCGTCCGGCACGGAGTCCGGGGTGGGCTGCTGCGGCACGGCGGACTCGAACCGCGCCGAGGCCGACGGGTTGCGCCGGACGGCAATCACCCGGCCGCCGGCCGAATTGCCGGCCCGCGGCACGTCGGCCGTGGCGCGGATCGCCGGAG is drawn from Micromonospora sp. NBC_01740 and contains these coding sequences:
- the sigM gene encoding RNA polymerase sigma factor SigM — translated: MGVRGERVTGGPAGPPVSSSVPPSGPADLDLLHAHVAGDPHAFAELFHRHRDRLWAVALRTLGDREEAADALQDALLSAHRAAGRFRGDSAVTTWLHRIVVNACLDRIRRRQAHPTVPLPDGVRDTDSGTGGVEPAAPVQDHDTALVVRQALADLPPEQRAALILVDVQGYPVAEVARILDVAEGTVKSRCARGRARLATQLGHLRPARQKTEPQATPQRAEPAPATGPNVPAVTRGNPRSPEGVRSGSGRSRRDLHQEDA
- the trxB gene encoding thioredoxin-disulfide reductase: MDEVRNLIIIGSGPAGYTAAVYAARANLKPLIIEGVQSGGALMTTTEVENFPGFADGILGPELMDNMRKQAERFGAEFLTDDVTRVELKDTGSVGSDAVSTVWVGQTAYRARAVILSTGSAWRPLGVPGEQEYLGHGVSSCATCDGFFFRNQHIVVVGGGDSAMEEASFLTRFADSVTIIHRRDSFRASKIMAERALSNDKIKVEWNTTVEEILGDDGKVSGVRVRNTHTGESKVLDVTGVFVAIGHDPRSELFRGQVEMDDEGYVKVQAPSTRTSVPGVFAAGDLVDHTYRQAITAAGTGCAAALDAERFIATLQG
- the trxA gene encoding thioredoxin — protein: MGATRSVTDASFAADVLKSDKPVLVDFWAEWCGPCRKVSPLLEEIAGEMGDQVTIVKLNIDENPETARTYRVMSVPTLTVFKNGEPVQSIAGAKPKGELVRLIESAL
- a CDS encoding N-acetylmuramoyl-L-alanine amidase, whose translation is MRPIRPGDRGPAVTEIRTVLTGLDLLVPTAPGADEFDTHTERAVRAFQQSRGLSVDGRVGAETWRALDAARWRLGARTLYHAVPEPLTGEDVRSLQERLLEMGYDVGRADAIYGVRTSRAVAQFQREVGLTPDGSCGPHTMNALRRLGRKVVGGRPQWLRESDAIRQSGPALVGRTVVIDPGHGGTDPGVVVPDGSLRWTEADLVYDLASRLEGRLAAAGVRVQLTRGPAQEDCLPDVDRAELANSLGADVFISLHVDEHVNPEAEGVATYHYGTDNGVTSATGERLAGLVQREIVARTGLRDCRTHAKAWDLLRLTRMPAVRVEVGYLTSPTDRARLVGPRFRDRVVEAVVAAVQRMYFPVERDVPTGSIDVSALRAVVAAGTVVD
- a CDS encoding GNAT family N-acetyltransferase, with amino-acid sequence MSRRLVSLTLDTLEDLPRPCRQCVYWELDPVSADRACAAGDPGLEKEAWVSQTLLEWGSCGKLVYVDGMPAGFVLYAPPAYVPRSMAFPTSPVSADAALLMTANVVPAFVGGGLGRMLVQGVARDLTKRGIKAIEAFGDAKFGDAADPAGACVAPADFFLSVGFKTVRPHPRFPRLRLELRTALSWKSDVEYALEKLLGSMSPETLLRPVRPAPATRSTAG
- a CDS encoding aminotransferase-like domain-containing protein — its product is MTGTTLDDYTDRYARRVRGMTASEIRALFAVASRPEVVSLAGGAPYIAALPLDAVGEMLGRLGAEHGATTLQYGIGQGTLELRERICEVMALSGIDAACGASPDDVVVTVGGQQALDLVARLFLDPGDVVLAEGPTYVGALGVFQAAQAQVVHVPMDDDGLIPEALEAAIAEQARAGRRVKFLYTIPTYQNPTGVTLTEQRRERVLDICERAGLLVVEDDPYGQLGFEGDAPAPLRARRRDGVFYLSTFSKTFAPGLRVGWILAPHAVRDKLVIASEAQILCPSGYAQAAVSTYLGTMPWREQLKVYREVYRERRDAMLAALDDLMPAGTTWTTPAGGLFVWATLPDGLDSKAMMPRAIAARVAYVPGTGFYADGTGTGNMRLNFSFPSPERIREGVRRLAGVMEQDIAMRRVFGTVGRPGARRGQAGADTPGPDLA
- a CDS encoding D-alanine--D-alanine ligase family protein translates to MVPTAADRSVVTDSAVTADLRVLVLAGGLSYERDVSLRSGRRVLDALRAVGMDAELRDADVALLPALSADPPDAVVIALHGATGEDGSLRGVLDLCGVPYVGCDARTSRLAWDKPSAKAVLREAGIPTPDWVALPHDRFSELGAVAVLDRIVERLGLPLMVKPAQGGSGLGAAVVRDAASLPAAMVGCFAYDPTALVERYVPGMDVAVSVVDLGDGPRALPAVEIVPRNGVYDYAARYTAGRTTWHTPARLEPAVAGAVADVALAAHTALGLRDLSRVDLIVDSAGQPHVLEVNVSPGMTETSLLPLAVQAAGLDFGRMVGTLVARAAARHP
- a CDS encoding ParB/RepB/Spo0J family partition protein, with amino-acid sequence MKNRPRGGLGRGLGALIPTGPAPTAVVEPITAEESPAPVEAAADTAAAAPAGPVPTGPVPTVAIPPVVAQPEPQAELSPVPGARFAEIPVDAIVPNPKQPRQVFDEDALEELKTSIQEVGFLQPIVVRQLDDEKYELVMGERRWRAAQAVGRENIPAIVRDTHDDAMLRDALLENIHRANLNPLEEAAAYQQLLDEFGATHEELARRIGRSRPQISNTIRLLNLPAQVQTRVAAGILSAGHARALLSLDEAEAQEQLARRIVAEGISVRATEEIVALALSDGTSKKETAKRRPKPHAPALTDLADRLSDRFDTRVKVDIGRSKGKITIEFATVDDLERIVDLIGVGQEEEPEA